A region of uncultured Anaeromusa sp. DNA encodes the following proteins:
- the gndA gene encoding NADP-dependent phosphogluconate dehydrogenase, whose product MKYQIGLIGLAVMGQNLALNLAGKGVPVAVYNRTADKVAALLEKGAKLPLGGAASLEELTSMLERPRRILLMVKAGEAVDSMLTQLAPLLDEGDILIDGGNSHYRDTQRREEQMADVGIRYLGLGVSGGEEGALRGPSLMAGGDALAYTTVAPLLKRMAAQAEDGTPCCAYFGSGGAGHFVKMVHNGIEYADMQLIAESYFYMKEALHLGETEQAALFEKWNKGILSSYLIEITAAVLRRKDKDTGKALVNLILDKAAQKGTGQWTSQAALELGVPVPAITEAVFARYLSQLKEERVIAAQELPGTGTWAIGDGENAGRRLKEALFLSKLCCYAQGFALLQAARQGYGWEMDLAKVALVWRAGCIVRARILEDIAAVYQAQPDLKNLLLAPRFVTAFGRGQHEWRLLVSDAVERGLAVPVMGASLAYYDGYRRASSPANLLQAQRDYFGAHTYERVDRPGFFHTEW is encoded by the coding sequence ATGAAGTATCAAATTGGCTTGATTGGCTTGGCCGTAATGGGACAGAATTTGGCGTTGAATTTGGCGGGGAAGGGTGTACCTGTAGCTGTATACAATCGGACAGCGGATAAGGTGGCGGCTCTTTTAGAGAAAGGCGCGAAGCTTCCTTTAGGAGGTGCGGCTTCCTTGGAAGAACTGACCAGTATGCTGGAACGTCCGCGACGCATTCTGTTGATGGTCAAAGCCGGTGAAGCGGTTGATTCCATGCTGACTCAACTTGCGCCTCTTTTGGATGAAGGCGATATTCTAATTGACGGAGGGAATTCGCATTACCGGGATACCCAGCGCCGAGAAGAACAAATGGCTGATGTCGGCATTCGTTATTTGGGGTTGGGCGTCTCCGGCGGCGAAGAAGGAGCCCTGCGGGGACCTAGCTTGATGGCTGGCGGGGATGCTTTGGCCTATACGACGGTAGCTCCGCTTTTAAAGCGTATGGCGGCGCAGGCGGAGGATGGCACGCCTTGTTGTGCGTATTTCGGCAGCGGCGGTGCCGGTCATTTTGTAAAAATGGTCCACAACGGTATTGAATATGCAGATATGCAGTTGATTGCAGAAAGCTATTTTTACATGAAGGAAGCCTTGCACTTAGGGGAGACGGAGCAAGCAGCGCTATTTGAGAAGTGGAACAAAGGCATTCTTAGTTCGTATCTTATTGAGATTACGGCGGCGGTGCTGCGGCGCAAGGACAAGGATACTGGCAAAGCGCTGGTGAATCTGATTTTGGATAAGGCGGCTCAAAAAGGGACCGGGCAGTGGACGAGTCAAGCGGCATTGGAGTTGGGCGTACCGGTACCAGCCATTACCGAAGCAGTTTTTGCCAGGTATTTATCCCAATTAAAGGAAGAAAGAGTGATTGCGGCGCAGGAACTTCCCGGCACCGGGACTTGGGCCATTGGGGACGGCGAAAATGCCGGACGTCGTTTGAAAGAAGCGTTGTTTTTGTCTAAGCTGTGCTGCTATGCGCAAGGGTTCGCTTTGCTGCAAGCCGCGCGTCAAGGGTACGGCTGGGAAATGGATTTGGCGAAAGTGGCATTGGTTTGGCGGGCTGGTTGTATTGTGAGGGCGCGCATTTTAGAAGACATTGCGGCTGTTTATCAAGCACAGCCAGATTTGAAAAACTTGCTGTTGGCGCCTCGCTTTGTGACGGCTTTTGGCAGAGGACAGCATGAATGGCGTTTGCTGGTAAGCGATGCTGTGGAGCGGGGGCTGGCGGTTCCGGTAATGGGGGCGTCCCTAGCTTACTATGATGGGTATCGCCGGGCTTCTTCACCGGCGAATCTTCTGCAGGCGCAGCGTGATTATTTCGGCGCACACACCTATGAACGCGTAGATCGTCCAGGCTTTTTTCATACAGAATGGTAG
- a CDS encoding sigma 54-interacting transcriptional regulator produces MIREKRSKEKLEIYYRKFMEEGVMDANVHPYVSESWQKSRDWKVGSARLEGLPRLGKEEFRLRQGRHQAAIQYVDEYYQTVREFFTNHNLSLLLLDEECYVLRSYAMPFYQISTIDTPGTRLSPKDIGTSSISIAYEHQVPFLLFGPEMWIRECQNSDACSAPVMAGGRMQYILALVAADREPLPYDALVSTVLGLKYALESYLQVQHRLAAKNAILDAASFAVYQIQAGGEVTYANRLGQSRLGELGIQAREEEPPNLENVLLNYKHTPIYKGFQGIPSYNKAVTWITNSKTYEDITTIVPMERGDEQDVGSVVALSLPIEDLRTLVAHAVGFSARYNLSSMVGQTVNFTAMKDRAARLARNTYHVMLQGEPGSGKERLAHGMHQASPRAAGPLISVKCGDLPSEVLENELFGFGSPEGDGRPGKLELANGGTLFLDEIEKMPMQVAQRLFAAMQSGIFHRNGEAISRSFDVRLIASCDSDLKRLSERGAFLYELYEVLAKHTIRIPPLRLRREDIPLIASHIIQELAEQHHLPEKTFREDAIEALLNYEWPGNIKQLQVAVEHAFFHTESNEIQPGDIKMVTEPAFGNEWKEDRAIFVKAWQTAGGNISRLANMLDVSRVTLYRYLKKYGLTKSGS; encoded by the coding sequence ATGATTCGTGAAAAACGGAGTAAAGAAAAATTAGAAATATACTATCGTAAATTTATGGAAGAAGGCGTTATGGATGCTAATGTGCATCCGTATGTGTCGGAATCTTGGCAGAAGAGCCGCGACTGGAAAGTAGGCTCAGCTCGATTGGAGGGGCTGCCTCGCCTTGGTAAAGAGGAGTTTCGCTTGCGCCAAGGGCGTCATCAGGCAGCCATTCAGTATGTAGATGAATATTACCAAACGGTGCGGGAATTTTTCACGAACCACAACCTAAGCTTGCTTCTTTTGGATGAAGAATGCTATGTGCTGCGTAGCTATGCTATGCCTTTTTATCAAATTTCTACGATTGATACCCCAGGCACAAGGCTGTCTCCTAAAGATATAGGCACCTCTAGCATTAGTATCGCCTATGAACACCAAGTTCCCTTTTTGCTCTTCGGACCGGAAATGTGGATTCGGGAATGCCAAAACAGCGACGCTTGTTCGGCGCCGGTTATGGCAGGTGGACGGATGCAGTACATTCTGGCGTTGGTGGCGGCGGATCGTGAACCATTGCCGTATGACGCACTGGTGTCTACTGTGTTGGGCTTGAAATATGCTCTGGAAAGCTATTTGCAGGTTCAACACCGTTTGGCAGCGAAAAATGCAATTTTGGATGCTGCTTCTTTTGCGGTGTACCAGATTCAAGCTGGCGGGGAAGTGACCTATGCAAACCGGTTGGGTCAGAGCCGTCTAGGCGAACTGGGCATTCAGGCCAGAGAAGAAGAACCGCCGAATTTGGAAAATGTCTTGCTGAATTACAAACATACGCCAATTTATAAGGGCTTCCAGGGCATTCCGTCTTACAACAAGGCGGTTACCTGGATTACCAACAGCAAGACTTATGAGGATATTACTACCATTGTACCGATGGAGCGCGGTGACGAGCAGGATGTAGGCAGCGTGGTCGCTTTGTCGTTGCCGATCGAAGACTTGCGGACTCTTGTAGCGCATGCGGTAGGTTTTAGCGCCAGATACAATTTGTCCAGCATGGTGGGACAGACGGTGAACTTTACGGCTATGAAGGACCGTGCTGCGCGCTTGGCGCGTAACACGTACCACGTTATGCTGCAAGGCGAGCCTGGCTCTGGAAAAGAACGCTTGGCTCACGGTATGCACCAAGCCAGCCCACGGGCGGCAGGACCGCTCATCTCCGTAAAATGCGGCGATTTGCCGTCGGAGGTATTAGAAAATGAGCTCTTTGGTTTTGGCTCGCCTGAAGGAGACGGACGTCCGGGCAAGCTGGAATTGGCTAATGGCGGCACACTGTTTTTGGATGAAATTGAAAAAATGCCGATGCAAGTGGCGCAGCGGCTGTTTGCAGCTATGCAAAGTGGTATTTTCCACCGCAACGGAGAAGCCATTTCCCGCTCCTTCGATGTACGTTTGATTGCTTCTTGTGACAGCGATCTCAAACGCTTGAGCGAGCGTGGCGCCTTCTTATACGAGCTGTATGAAGTATTGGCGAAACACACGATCCGCATTCCGCCGCTGCGTTTGCGGCGGGAAGATATTCCTCTTATCGCCAGCCATATTATTCAAGAACTGGCGGAACAGCATCATTTGCCGGAAAAAACATTCCGTGAAGATGCGATTGAAGCGCTTCTCAATTACGAGTGGCCCGGCAATATCAAGCAATTACAGGTGGCCGTGGAGCATGCCTTCTTCCATACGGAAAGCAATGAGATTCAGCCTGGAGATATTAAGATGGTAACAGAACCGGCTTTTGGCAACGAGTGGAAAGAAGACCGGGCGATCTTTGTCAAGGCTTGGCAGACGGCAGGCGGCAATATCAGCCGTTTGGCGAATATGTTGGATGTCAGCCGGGTGACACTGTATCGTTACCTTAAAAAGTACGGCTTGACCAAGAGCGGCAGCTGA
- a CDS encoding NYN domain-containing protein, producing the protein MGINVLTSTLQWRRHRQQRVAVLFDAENIHLDLARFALLKAAELGEVILCRAYADWSHLDLTRSEWRNFTMENGVSVVHTPAGTSGKNTADIALAIEAMELVFLGNVHALVIVSNDSDFRFLALRVREKGVPIYGAGHMLVKESLRSAYTAFFEAPDKKSKSVAARTVPELAGRSKERRELRTAVGELAEEVQRPMAQIIDMYLRLKEETKQDWVGGSVLGQRLKEEQEDFALPAGQGKQLSKFLKKYPRLFRLERQGTCFLVKVELAKEN; encoded by the coding sequence ATGGGAATTAATGTTCTAACAAGTACGCTTCAATGGCGGCGGCATCGGCAGCAGCGAGTGGCTGTGCTGTTTGACGCAGAAAATATACATTTGGACTTAGCACGGTTTGCTTTGCTGAAAGCGGCAGAGCTGGGAGAAGTTATTCTTTGTCGCGCGTATGCCGACTGGTCGCATTTAGATTTGACGCGTAGCGAATGGCGGAACTTTACTATGGAAAACGGGGTTTCGGTTGTGCATACTCCCGCCGGAACCAGCGGTAAAAATACGGCGGATATTGCGTTGGCGATTGAGGCCATGGAGCTAGTGTTCCTTGGCAATGTGCATGCGCTGGTTATCGTTTCTAATGATTCGGATTTTCGCTTTCTGGCATTGCGGGTGCGAGAAAAAGGGGTGCCGATTTACGGTGCCGGGCATATGCTGGTTAAAGAGAGCTTGCGCAGTGCATATACCGCTTTTTTTGAAGCGCCGGATAAAAAAAGCAAATCCGTAGCGGCGCGGACGGTGCCGGAGCTGGCGGGGCGAAGCAAAGAACGGCGAGAACTTCGCACGGCGGTAGGGGAGCTGGCAGAAGAAGTGCAGCGGCCCATGGCGCAAATCATCGATATGTATTTGCGTCTCAAAGAAGAAACGAAACAGGATTGGGTGGGCGGCTCCGTGCTGGGGCAGCGCCTCAAGGAAGAACAGGAAGATTTTGCATTGCCGGCTGGGCAGGGAAAGCAACTATCCAAGTTTTTAAAGAAGTATCCGCGCCTTTTTCGACTGGAACGGCAGGGGACCTGCTTTTTGGTAAAAGTGGAATTGGCTAAAGAAAATTGA
- a CDS encoding nitrite reductase translates to MSKILSQLPFLKNRVKFPVTPHIAGGLTTPEQLRAIADAAEAHQADLKIVGNSITLLGVKIADGEKVITALQVEGESFIAKAVRGVTICPGKPHCPMARQDSTSLGLEMDKLHFGRPLPGKVRIGLSGCPNCCAEVFVKDIGFYADAQGFHLILGGNGGRQAIVGRETAKNLSSDDCLQVTAAILDFFEQHGQEKERLRQTIERVGWDAFFNAVPLASKC, encoded by the coding sequence ATGTCCAAAATACTCAGCCAGCTTCCTTTTCTCAAAAATCGTGTGAAATTCCCTGTCACGCCGCATATCGCTGGCGGCTTGACAACGCCGGAGCAACTGCGCGCCATTGCCGACGCAGCAGAAGCCCATCAGGCCGATCTTAAAATTGTCGGTAACAGCATTACCCTCTTGGGCGTCAAAATCGCCGACGGAGAAAAAGTCATTACTGCGTTGCAGGTAGAAGGAGAAAGCTTCATCGCCAAAGCTGTGCGCGGCGTCACAATCTGTCCCGGCAAGCCCCATTGTCCCATGGCCCGTCAGGACAGCACTTCCTTGGGACTGGAAATGGACAAGCTCCATTTTGGTCGTCCCCTGCCGGGCAAGGTGCGTATTGGCCTCAGCGGTTGTCCCAACTGTTGTGCGGAAGTCTTCGTCAAAGACATTGGCTTTTACGCTGACGCCCAAGGCTTCCATCTTATCCTAGGAGGTAACGGCGGCCGCCAGGCCATTGTGGGCCGTGAAACCGCCAAAAACCTTTCCTCCGACGACTGCCTGCAAGTAACCGCTGCCATTCTTGATTTTTTCGAACAGCATGGCCAAGAAAAAGAACGCCTGCGTCAAACCATCGAACGCGTAGGCTGGGATGCTTTCTTTAATGCTGTCCCGTTAGCTTCTAAATGCTAG